In one window of bacterium DNA:
- the rpmB gene encoding 50S ribosomal protein L28 yields MGKVCEICGKKTSTGNKVSHSNRKSRRTWKPNIQRMLTEIKGVRRRINICTSCIKTGKVKRPSAPQQSTEPEE; encoded by the coding sequence ATGGGAAAGGTTTGTGAAATTTGTGGAAAAAAAACAAGTACAGGAAATAAAGTAAGCCATTCAAATAGAAAATCAAGAAGAACTTGGAAACCGAATATTCAAAGAATGCTAACTGAGATAAAAGGCGTAAGAAGAAGAATAAATATATGCACTTCTTGCATAAAAACAGGTAAAGTTAAACGACCTTCTGCTCCTCAGCAATCGACTGAACCGGAAGAATAA